A genome region from Euphorbia lathyris chromosome 4, ddEupLath1.1, whole genome shotgun sequence includes the following:
- the LOC136227486 gene encoding uncharacterized protein isoform X1: MFGISYGELFLLLGATAALIGPKDLPVIARTAGRLAGRAIGYVQLARGQFENVMQQSQAHQVHKELQDTMAQLEAIRHEIRSISVLNPGPLTRRLVDNIDHTSECSANSIPENLDLKNAPKVSLSEPSVEQRDGGSAPTAMTSKVSESCIMHSQATAYSRWASSALKTGSLQNDTDARKMIDETDLLNVLPVSAETAGMLPHRADDVKGSDIVLEAILEADVAHNAKQFFAQPQNKIK; the protein is encoded by the exons ATGTTTGGGATCTCTTATGGAGAACTCTTCCTCTTGCTTGGAGCTACTGCCGCCCTAATAG GACCCAAGGATCTACCTGTAATAGCAAGAACAGCTGGGAGACTAGCTGGTCGAGCCATTGGATATGTCCAGTTGGCTCGTGGCCAATTCGAGAATGTTATGCAGCAATCTCAAGCTCATCAG GTCCACAAAGAACTTCAAGACACGATGGCGCAACTTGAAGCCATACGTCATGAAATTCGAAGCATATCGGTCTTGAATCCTGGTCCACTAACTCGGCGGCTTGTCGATAATATTGatcatacatctgaatgtagtG CCAATAGCATTCCTGAAAATCTAGATCTAAAGAATGCACCAAAAGTTAGTCTATCGGAGCCCTCTGTTGAGCAAAGAGATGGAGGGAGTGCTCCAACAGCTATGACTTCCAAG GTCTCAGAATCATGTATTATGCACAGCCAAGCAACTGCATATTCACGATGGGCTTCTTCTGCTCTGAAGACGGGCTCATTGCAAAATGATACAGATGCAAGAAAGATGATTGATGAAACTGATCTTCTAAATGTTTTGCCTGTTTCTGCTGAAACTGCAGGAATGCTACCACATCGTGCAG ATGATGTGAAAGGATCTGACATTGTGCTTGAAGCTATATTGGAGGCTGATGTGGCTCACAATGCAAAACAATTTTTTGCACAgccccaaaataaaataaaatag
- the LOC136227486 gene encoding uncharacterized protein isoform X2, whose protein sequence is MFGISYGELFLLLGATAALIGPKDLPVIARTAGRLAGRAIGYVQLARGQFENVMQQSQAHQVHKELQDTMAQLEAIRHEIRSISVLNPGPLTRRLVDNIDHTSESNSIPENLDLKNAPKVSLSEPSVEQRDGGSAPTAMTSKVSESCIMHSQATAYSRWASSALKTGSLQNDTDARKMIDETDLLNVLPVSAETAGMLPHRADDVKGSDIVLEAILEADVAHNAKQFFAQPQNKIK, encoded by the exons ATGTTTGGGATCTCTTATGGAGAACTCTTCCTCTTGCTTGGAGCTACTGCCGCCCTAATAG GACCCAAGGATCTACCTGTAATAGCAAGAACAGCTGGGAGACTAGCTGGTCGAGCCATTGGATATGTCCAGTTGGCTCGTGGCCAATTCGAGAATGTTATGCAGCAATCTCAAGCTCATCAG GTCCACAAAGAACTTCAAGACACGATGGCGCAACTTGAAGCCATACGTCATGAAATTCGAAGCATATCGGTCTTGAATCCTGGTCCACTAACTCGGCGGCTTGTCGATAATATTGatcatacatctgaat CCAATAGCATTCCTGAAAATCTAGATCTAAAGAATGCACCAAAAGTTAGTCTATCGGAGCCCTCTGTTGAGCAAAGAGATGGAGGGAGTGCTCCAACAGCTATGACTTCCAAG GTCTCAGAATCATGTATTATGCACAGCCAAGCAACTGCATATTCACGATGGGCTTCTTCTGCTCTGAAGACGGGCTCATTGCAAAATGATACAGATGCAAGAAAGATGATTGATGAAACTGATCTTCTAAATGTTTTGCCTGTTTCTGCTGAAACTGCAGGAATGCTACCACATCGTGCAG ATGATGTGAAAGGATCTGACATTGTGCTTGAAGCTATATTGGAGGCTGATGTGGCTCACAATGCAAAACAATTTTTTGCACAgccccaaaataaaataaaatag